In one window of Pieris brassicae chromosome 10, ilPieBrab1.1, whole genome shotgun sequence DNA:
- the LOC123715830 gene encoding xylose isomerase-like yields MRSLQLGSSIQRILYKIYRQVWCMVSIEMTTYSQPGGKRQKVKERADAGDYFHGIEKIEYNNAASATDTLNYRYYNATERVHAKTMEDWLKYSLSLTEFRNASAEYPKISNHRPWDDNSHSIDNYKRCIRAFFDFCAKLGIKYWTALDSDLLQIADSWDENKTNWDDIVEYVHELSQRYHVKLLWLAPDLQMHSRYTTGAITNNDANVFAQSASQIKKCLEVTHRLNGECFMIWPHREGYDAIFQSDVARELKLFVKLLKITAEYKDRLNSKIQLLIMPYCERKLKEIINYYMWDITSCLYFLKNYGLDRQYKVCSPPGHHMYMANVYNMLGGVSGSNQFDMSNNKNVTLMMKSIIDQNCIPPGGINLKVSVPRDTELRDLVVCYVKYIDTIAKGLRIAANIVAEQIFSKHVQQRYITYYSGFGSRVISSDVTMEECEEYYKKNQLHEAASTKREHFDFVFQRYLDTCDHI; encoded by the exons ATGCGATCGTTACAACTGGGCAGTTCTATTCAAAGGatattatataagatttacCGCCAAGTATGGTGCATGGTTAGTATCGAAATGACTACGTACAGTCAACCTGGTGGAAAGCGGCAGAAGGTGAAGGAAAGAGCTGATGCAGGAGACTATTTTCATG gaatAGAAAAAATTGAGTACAACAATGCTGCGTCTGCGACCGACACATTGAATTATCGATACTACAACGCAACGGAGCGCGTGCACGCTAAGACAATGGAGGACTGGCTCAAATACAGCCTATCACTCACTGAATTTAGGAATGCCA GTGCCGAATACCCGAAAATCAGCAACCACCGACCCTGGGATGACAATTCCCATTCTATTGACAACTACAAGCGATGCATAAGAGCCTTCTTCGATTTTTGTGCGAAACTCGGTATCAAGTACTGGACAGCTTTGGACTCCGATTTGCTACAGATAGCGGACAGTTGGGATGAGAATAAAACCAACTGGGATGATATTGTGGAATATGTTCACGAGTTGAGCCAAAGATACCATGTTAAGTTGCTCTGGTTGGCGCCTGATCTGCAGATGCATTCACg CTACACAACGGGAGCAATCACAAACAACGACGCCAATGTATTCGCACAATCGGCGTCACAGATTAAAAAATGCCTCGAAGTAACACATCGTTTAAATGGCGAATGTTTCATGATATGGCCACACCGAGAGGGCTACGACGCAATATTCCAGTCCGATGTTGCCAGagaattgaaattatttgtgaaattactaaaaataactgCAGAATATAAGGACCGTTTGAATTCCAAAATACAATTGTTGATAATGCCATATTGTGAGAGAAAAttgaaagaaattattaattattacatgtgGGATATAACGAGTTGCTTGTACTTTCTGAAGAACTACGGCCTGGATCGGCAGTACAAGGTTTGTTCTCCGCCGGGACACCACATGTATATGGCCAACGt ataCAATATGCTGGGCGGCGTGTCAGGGTCAAATCAGTTCGATATGTCAAATAATAAGAATGTCACGCTGATGATGAAAAGTATCATTGATCAG AATTGCATCCCACCGGGCGGTATCAACTTAAAGGTATCGGTACCTCGCGATACAGAATTACGAGACTTGGTTGTTTGTTACGTTAAATACATTGACACCATCGCCAAGGGATTGCGAATTGCAGCCAATATTGTAGCTGAACAGATATTTTCGAAACATGTTCAG CAACGCTACATTACCTACTACAGTGGTTTTGGGTCTCGTGTTATCAGCAGTGACGTGACTATGGAAGAGTGCGAGGAGTATTACAA GAAAAATCAGCTCCACGAAGCTGCGAGCACGAAGCGCGAACATTTTGACTTTGTCTTCCAGAGATACTTGGACACTTGCGATCATATTTGA